One genomic window of Ornithorhynchus anatinus isolate Pmale09 chromosome 10, mOrnAna1.pri.v4, whole genome shotgun sequence includes the following:
- the MYADM gene encoding myeloid-associated differentiation marker: MPITVTRTTITTTNMSSSGGNHTIVGSPRALTTPLGIVRLLQLLFTCIAFSLVAHIGGWFGPMGDWCMFSWCFCFAMTLVILLVEMGGLQPRVPVSWRNFPITFACYAALFCLSASIIYPVTFIKHHDKSEEKDCRIAATVFSILAFLAYTTEVCWTRARPGEVTGYMATVPGLLKVVETFVACIIFVFISDTNSYERHGALKWCLAVYCIFFILSLAAILLCVGECTSWLPCSFHTFLSGYTLLAVLAYATATVLWPLYQFSHRYGGQSRPNHCLREYGTLCFWDKLLVVAVLTAVNLLAYLADLIHSARLIFVHV; this comes from the coding sequence ATGCCAATCACGGTCACCCGCAcgaccatcaccaccaccaataTGTCGTCCAGCGGCGGCAATCACACTATCGTGGGTTCCCCCCGGGCTCTGACGACTCCGCTGGGCATCGTCCGCCTGCTCCAGCTACTCTTCACCTGCATCGCCTTCTCCCTGGTGGCCCACATTGGTGGGTGGTTTGGCCCCATGGGAGACTGGTGCATGTTCTCCTGGTGCTTTTGCTTCGCCATGACGCTCGTCATcctcctggtggagatgggagggCTCCAGCCACGGGTCCCCGTGTCCTGgcgcaactttcccatcacctttGCCTGCTATGCggccctcttctgcctctccgcCTCCATCATCTACCCGGTCACCTTCATCAAACACCACGATAAAAGCGAGGAGAAGGACTGTAGGATTGCCGCCACGGTCTTCTCCATCCTCGCCTTCCTGGCCTACACCACTGAGGTTTGCTGGACCCGAGCCCGCCCAGGTGAGGTGACGGGCTACATGGCGACCGTGCCGGGCCTCCTGAAGGTGGTGGAGACCTTCGTGGCTTGCATCATCTTCGTCTTCATCAGCGACACCAATTCCTACGAGCGCCACGGAGCCCTCAAGTGGTGCCTGGCCGTCTACTGCATCTTCTTCATCCTTTCTCTGGCGGCCATTCTGCTCTGTGTGGGCGAATGCACCAGCTggctcccctgctctttccacactttCCTCAGTGGCTACACGCTCCTGGCCGTCCTGGCCTATGCCACCGCCACGGTCCTCTGGCCACTGTACCAGTTCAGCCATCGGTATGGGGGCCAGAGCCGGCCAAATCACTGCCTTCGGGAATACGGTACCTTATGCTTCTGGGACAAGCTGTTGGTGGTGGCTGTGCTGACCGCCGTCAACTTGCTGGCCTACTTGGCTGACCTGATTcactctgcccggctcatcttcgtcCACGTGTGA